From Planococcus halocryophilus, the proteins below share one genomic window:
- the yaaA gene encoding S4 domain-containing protein YaaA, with protein MREIGIETEYITLGQLLKMTDTISSGGMAKWFLGEHEVFVNGEAENRRGRKLRANDLVNIPGFGDFRIVTAEGMSFDAD; from the coding sequence TTGAGAGAAATCGGGATTGAGACGGAATATATAACATTAGGACAATTGTTAAAAATGACGGATACAATAAGTTCAGGCGGAATGGCAAAATGGTTTTTAGGTGAACACGAAGTTTTTGTGAACGGGGAAGCCGAAAATCGCAGAGGACGCAAGTTGCGTGCAAATGATCTTGTAAATATTCCAGGGTTTGGAGATTTTCGTATCGTGACGGCTGAAGGCATGAGCTTCGATGCGGATTGA
- the dnaA gene encoding chromosomal replication initiator protein DnaA — translation MEHLDELWSSVLAQVETKISKPSFETWLKSTKLLSYQDDTVTISAPNSFARDWLENHYVHLITGILSDTTGDDMMIKFVVPKDQDMDDFQLPAPRVKPGQDQQHEFLPGMLNPKYTFDTFVIGSGNRFAHAASLAVAEAPAKAYNPLFIYGGVGLGKTHLMHAIGHYVLEHNPNAKVVYLSSEKFTNEFINSIRDNKTGEFRDKYRSVDILLIDDIQFLAGKEQTQEEFFHTFNTLHEESKQIIISSDRPPKEIPTLEDRLRSRFEWGLITDITPPDLETRIAILRKKAKADGLDIPNDVMTYIANSIDSNIRELEGALIRVVAYSSLINRDMSAELASEALKDIMPNSKPKVITILDIQNAVGEQFNVKLEDFKTKRRTKDIAYPRQVAMYLSREMTDFSLPKIGEEFGGRDHTTVIHAHDKISKMLMDNQQLQQDVKDIKSALGK, via the coding sequence TTGGAACACTTAGACGAATTATGGTCAAGTGTCTTAGCCCAAGTTGAAACCAAAATCTCCAAACCGAGTTTTGAAACGTGGTTAAAATCGACAAAGCTTTTATCCTACCAGGATGATACGGTCACTATTTCAGCGCCTAATTCTTTTGCGCGTGATTGGTTGGAAAATCATTACGTGCATTTGATCACCGGAATTTTATCAGATACTACCGGCGATGATATGATGATTAAATTTGTTGTGCCTAAAGATCAGGATATGGATGATTTTCAACTTCCTGCGCCTCGCGTTAAACCGGGACAAGACCAACAGCACGAGTTTTTACCTGGCATGCTGAATCCAAAATACACTTTTGATACATTTGTAATTGGTTCAGGAAACCGTTTCGCCCACGCCGCCTCTTTGGCTGTGGCCGAAGCGCCAGCAAAAGCTTATAACCCGCTGTTTATCTATGGGGGAGTAGGACTTGGCAAGACACATTTAATGCATGCAATAGGACATTATGTCCTCGAACACAATCCAAACGCGAAAGTCGTTTATTTATCTTCGGAAAAATTTACGAACGAATTTATCAATTCAATTCGCGACAATAAAACAGGTGAATTCCGTGACAAGTATAGAAGTGTCGACATTCTTTTAATTGATGACATTCAATTTTTAGCGGGCAAAGAGCAAACACAGGAAGAGTTTTTCCATACGTTTAACACGCTGCACGAAGAATCCAAGCAAATCATCATTTCAAGTGACCGGCCTCCAAAAGAGATTCCAACACTGGAAGATCGGCTCCGATCCCGCTTTGAATGGGGCTTAATCACAGATATTACGCCGCCAGATTTAGAAACAAGAATCGCTATTTTACGCAAGAAAGCAAAAGCGGATGGACTTGATATTCCGAATGATGTGATGACGTATATTGCAAATTCGATTGACTCAAATATTCGTGAACTTGAAGGCGCGTTAATCCGTGTTGTTGCGTATTCTTCTTTGATCAACCGTGATATGAGCGCAGAACTTGCTTCAGAAGCGTTAAAAGACATTATGCCTAACTCAAAACCAAAAGTTATTACAATTTTGGACATTCAAAATGCTGTTGGTGAGCAATTCAACGTTAAATTAGAAGATTTTAAAACAAAACGCCGCACGAAAGATATTGCTTATCCACGCCAAGTCGCTATGTACTTGTCACGTGAGATGACGGATTTCTCGCTGCCTAAAATAGGCGAAGAATTTGGTGGACGTGACCATACGACGGTTATTCACGCCCACGATAAAATTTCTAAAATGTTAATGGATAATCAGCAGCTTCAACAAGACGTCAAGGACATCAAAAGTGCGCTTGGCAAGTAA
- the dnaN gene encoding DNA polymerase III subunit beta, translating into MKFEIKRERLVEGLNDVMKAVSSKTTIPILTGIKMDVSSEGMRLTGSDSDITIQTFIPAEEDGEQIIQVTNGGSIVLQAKVFGEIIRKLPTNEVEIEITGNFQTHIRSGKSEFHLIGLDAMDYPQLPDIQDDRLFTIPADLLKTINRETVFAVSSSETRPVLTGVHWEVKDGELVCVATDSHRLARRKTKLETLPEGEYSVVIPGKSLTELNKILDDTSEAVEIVMTNQQVLFKSKHILFFSRLLEGNYPDTSRLIPAEYKTTVTVNGRSLLQAIDRASLLAREERNNVVRFSAKEGSDVEVSSNSPEVGKVEEQLQAQSIEGEELKISFSAKFMMDALKAIDGQDVVIQFTGAMRPFILKSALDDSILQLILPVRTY; encoded by the coding sequence ATGAAATTCGAGATAAAACGTGAGCGATTAGTTGAAGGATTAAACGATGTAATGAAAGCAGTAAGTTCAAAAACAACCATTCCAATTTTAACGGGTATTAAAATGGATGTTTCTTCAGAAGGAATGAGATTAACAGGAAGTGATTCAGATATCACAATCCAAACGTTTATTCCTGCAGAAGAAGATGGCGAACAAATCATCCAAGTTACTAATGGAGGAAGTATTGTTCTTCAAGCAAAAGTTTTCGGAGAAATTATTCGTAAATTACCGACAAACGAAGTTGAAATTGAAATTACAGGAAATTTCCAAACACATATCCGTTCAGGAAAGTCAGAATTCCATTTGATCGGCTTGGACGCAATGGATTATCCACAATTGCCTGATATTCAAGACGATCGTTTGTTTACCATTCCAGCAGATCTATTAAAAACGATTAACCGTGAAACGGTGTTTGCTGTTTCGAGTTCAGAGACACGTCCTGTATTAACAGGCGTTCATTGGGAAGTTAAAGATGGAGAGCTAGTTTGTGTAGCAACAGATAGTCACCGTTTAGCTCGTCGTAAAACAAAACTCGAAACATTGCCAGAAGGAGAGTACAGTGTTGTTATTCCAGGGAAAAGCTTAACTGAGCTCAACAAAATCCTTGATGACACTTCTGAAGCGGTTGAAATTGTGATGACCAACCAACAAGTATTGTTCAAATCAAAACACATTCTTTTCTTTTCTCGTCTATTAGAAGGCAACTACCCAGATACAAGTCGTTTAATTCCTGCAGAATACAAAACGACAGTAACTGTAAACGGACGTTCACTTCTACAAGCCATTGATCGTGCATCTCTATTAGCTAGAGAAGAACGCAATAATGTGGTGCGCTTTTCTGCAAAAGAGGGCAGTGATGTTGAAGTTTCTTCTAATTCACCTGAAGTCGGTAAAGTAGAAGAACAATTACAAGCTCAAAGTATTGAAGGAGAAGAACTTAAAATCTCATTTAGTGCTAAATTTATGATGGATGCCCTTAAAGCCATCGATGGACAAGATGTGGTAATTCAATTTACTGGAGCAATGCGTCCATTCATTTTGAAATCAGCATTAGATGACTCAATTTTGCAGCTGATTCTTCCTGTCCGAACATATTAA
- the gyrA gene encoding DNA gyrase subunit A, whose protein sequence is MAERPSSGVEEINISTEMRTSFLDYAMSVIVSRALPDVRDGLKPVHRRILYAMHDLGITAEKGYKKSARIVGDVIGKYHPHGDSAVYETMVRMAQDFSYRYMLVDGHGNFGSVDGDSAAAMRYTESKMSKISMELLRDLNKNTVDYRDNYDGQEKEPIVLPSRFPNLLVNGTSGIAVGMATNIPPHHLGETIDAVLALADNPAITTEELMEHIEGPDFPTGGIILGRSGIRRAYETGKGSVLIRSVVDIETKPNGKEVIIVNEIPFQVNKARLIEKIAELVRDKKIDGITDLRDESDRNGMRIVIEVRRDASASVLLNNLYKQTAMQTSFGLNMLALVDGRPKVLSLKEILFHYLEHQKVVIRRRTQFELTKAEDRAHILEGLRIALDHIDAIIALIRGSQTAEQARNGLMTDFNLTERQSQAILDMRLQRLTGLERDKIEEEYLALVKLIEELRYILANDYRILEIIKEEMLEIKERFSDKRRTEITTGGAEMFEDEDLIPVEATVLTLTHNGYIKRLPANTYRSQKRGGRGVQGMGTNEDDFVEHLLYTSTHDTILFFTNKGKVYRKKGYQIPEYGRTAKGLPLVNLLEISKEEKVTAVIRVKEFKEDSFFFFTTREGLSKRTPVTNYANIRQNGLIAISLREEDELISVKLTDGTKEMVIGTKDGALIRFPETDIRSMGRTASGVRGIRLREGDAVVGMEILDPNDNVLVITEKGYGKQTKESEYRVQSRGGMGIKTCQITDKNGPLVAVRTVNGSEDIMLITVNGILIRMDVNDISTTGRSTQGVRLIRLGDEEIVATVAKVKKDIDVPEELEEGDEESTETTSNENAEANELVTDDQVSSIEETPEEDGE, encoded by the coding sequence ATGGCTGAACGGCCGAGCAGTGGTGTTGAAGAAATAAATATAAGTACGGAAATGCGAACTTCATTTTTAGATTATGCAATGAGTGTTATTGTGTCCCGTGCCTTACCGGATGTACGTGATGGATTAAAGCCAGTTCATCGCCGCATTCTTTATGCAATGCATGATTTAGGAATTACAGCAGAAAAAGGCTATAAAAAATCAGCGCGTATCGTTGGAGATGTTATTGGTAAATACCATCCTCACGGTGACTCAGCTGTTTATGAAACCATGGTTCGTATGGCGCAAGATTTTAGTTACCGTTATATGCTTGTTGATGGACACGGAAACTTCGGGTCAGTTGATGGAGATTCCGCCGCAGCAATGCGTTATACAGAATCCAAAATGTCGAAGATTTCGATGGAATTATTACGTGATTTAAATAAAAATACCGTAGATTATCGCGATAACTATGATGGCCAAGAAAAAGAACCCATTGTGTTACCAAGTCGATTCCCGAACCTTTTAGTAAATGGTACTTCAGGGATTGCTGTTGGTATGGCTACGAATATTCCACCACACCATTTAGGCGAAACAATTGATGCTGTTTTGGCACTCGCTGATAATCCAGCAATCACAACTGAAGAGCTAATGGAACATATTGAAGGACCTGATTTCCCGACTGGCGGTATTATCCTTGGCCGTAGTGGGATTCGTCGCGCTTATGAAACGGGTAAAGGTTCTGTTTTAATTCGTTCAGTTGTAGATATTGAAACAAAACCAAATGGCAAAGAAGTCATTATCGTTAATGAAATTCCTTTCCAAGTCAATAAAGCTCGATTGATTGAAAAAATCGCAGAGTTGGTGCGTGACAAGAAAATCGACGGCATTACTGATTTACGAGATGAGTCTGACCGTAACGGCATGCGTATCGTCATCGAAGTTCGCCGAGATGCCAGTGCAAGTGTTCTTTTAAATAATTTATACAAACAAACGGCGATGCAAACGAGCTTTGGACTCAACATGCTGGCACTTGTAGACGGTCGACCAAAAGTACTTAGCTTAAAAGAAATTCTTTTCCATTACTTAGAGCACCAGAAAGTAGTTATTCGTCGTCGTACACAATTTGAATTGACGAAAGCAGAAGACCGCGCTCATATTTTGGAAGGCTTACGAATTGCATTAGATCATATTGATGCCATTATTGCGTTGATCCGTGGATCACAAACTGCAGAACAAGCGCGCAATGGCTTAATGACTGACTTCAATTTGACTGAACGCCAATCTCAAGCCATTTTAGATATGCGCTTGCAACGTTTAACTGGGTTGGAAAGAGACAAAATCGAAGAAGAGTATTTAGCATTAGTGAAATTAATCGAAGAATTGAGATATATTCTTGCGAATGATTACCGCATTCTTGAAATTATTAAAGAAGAAATGCTTGAAATTAAAGAACGTTTTAGCGATAAGCGTAGAACTGAAATTACGACTGGTGGAGCGGAAATGTTTGAAGATGAAGATTTGATCCCAGTGGAAGCAACTGTATTAACACTGACTCATAACGGTTATATCAAACGTTTGCCAGCGAATACTTACCGTAGTCAAAAACGTGGTGGCCGTGGCGTACAAGGAATGGGTACAAACGAAGACGATTTCGTTGAACATTTACTGTATACGTCTACTCACGACACGATTCTGTTCTTTACAAACAAAGGGAAAGTTTATCGTAAAAAAGGATACCAGATTCCTGAATACGGCCGGACTGCCAAAGGCTTACCATTGGTTAACCTTTTAGAAATTAGTAAAGAAGAGAAAGTTACAGCTGTAATCCGTGTGAAAGAATTTAAAGAAGACTCATTCTTCTTCTTTACGACACGTGAAGGTCTCAGCAAACGGACACCAGTAACGAATTATGCCAACATCCGTCAAAATGGTTTGATTGCGATCAGTCTTCGTGAAGAAGATGAGCTCATTTCGGTTAAACTAACAGACGGTACTAAAGAAATGGTCATCGGAACTAAAGATGGTGCGTTAATCCGCTTCCCAGAAACCGATATTCGCAGCATGGGTCGAACAGCTAGTGGAGTTCGAGGCATTCGTCTTCGTGAAGGCGATGCAGTAGTCGGCATGGAGATATTGGATCCTAACGACAATGTATTGGTTATTACGGAGAAAGGATATGGTAAACAGACAAAAGAATCTGAGTACCGTGTTCAATCTCGTGGTGGTATGGGAATCAAGACGTGTCAGATTACAGATAAAAACGGACCACTTGTTGCGGTTCGAACTGTTAATGGCTCAGAAGATATCATGCTTATAACAGTTAACGGTATTTTGATTCGTATGGACGTTAATGATATTTCAACTACAGGCAGAAGCACGCAAGGCGTCCGTTTAATTCGATTAGGCGACGAAGAAATAGTAGCGACTGTAGCAAAAGTCAAAAAAGATATCGACGTTCCTGAAGAATTAGAAGAAGGCGACGAAGAGAGTACAGAAACAACTAGCAACGAAAACGCTGAAGCAAATGAACTTGTTACAGATGATCAAGTTAGTTCTATAGAAGAAACTCCGGAAGAAGACGGAGAATAA
- the gyrB gene encoding DNA topoisomerase (ATP-hydrolyzing) subunit B — translation MAMEEKGLQETYEASQIQVLEGLEAVRKRPGMYIGSTGARGLHHLVWEIVDNSIDEALAGHCTEIQVSIEADNWIRVEDNGRGIPVGMQKKMGRPAVEVIMTVLHAGGKFGGGGYKVSGGLHGVGASVVNALSETTEVYVNRDEKRHYIKFERGAVTEELKVIGDSDHTGTTIRFKADSEIFKETTVYEFDILDHRLRELAYLNRGLRIVVKDEREGEEKEKIYHFVGGIKSYVEHLNKSKDPLHEEAIFVEAERDGITVEVSMQYNAGYAANIFSFANNINTHEGGTHESGFKTALTRVVNDYGRKKSMLKEQDLNLTGDDVREGLTAIISIKHPDPQFEGQTKTKLGNTEVSTIVNNLFSNGFERFLLENPAVSKKIIEKGIMASHARMAAKKAREFTRRKSVLEVSSLPGKLADCSSRDPKISEIYIVEGDSAGGSAKSGRDRHFQAILPLRGKILNVEKARLDRILTNDEIRNIITALGTGIGEEFNLEKARYHKIVIMTDADVDGAHIRTLLLTFLFRYMRPLLEAGYIYIAQPPLFQIKQGKHIEYVYTDDQLKTALERLSPTPKPNIQRYKGLGEMNATQLWDTTMDPDVRTLLQVTLNDAMVADETFHILMGDDVEPRRNFIEENAKYVKNLDV, via the coding sequence ATGGCTATGGAAGAAAAAGGTCTACAAGAAACATATGAAGCAAGTCAGATTCAAGTATTAGAAGGATTAGAAGCTGTTCGTAAAAGACCAGGTATGTATATAGGATCTACAGGTGCACGAGGGCTACACCATTTAGTTTGGGAAATCGTTGATAATAGTATCGATGAAGCGTTAGCTGGCCATTGTACAGAAATCCAAGTATCTATCGAAGCGGACAACTGGATTCGCGTAGAAGATAATGGACGCGGTATTCCTGTTGGTATGCAAAAGAAAATGGGCCGTCCCGCAGTAGAAGTTATTATGACGGTACTCCATGCAGGCGGTAAATTTGGCGGCGGTGGTTATAAAGTATCCGGCGGTCTTCACGGAGTAGGCGCTTCTGTAGTAAATGCTTTGTCTGAAACAACTGAAGTGTATGTGAATCGCGACGAAAAAAGACATTATATTAAATTTGAACGTGGAGCGGTAACTGAAGAACTGAAAGTGATTGGAGATTCAGATCACACAGGTACAACAATCCGTTTTAAAGCGGATTCTGAAATCTTCAAAGAAACTACCGTTTATGAATTTGATATTTTAGACCATCGTTTGCGTGAACTTGCTTACTTAAACCGTGGCTTGAGAATCGTTGTAAAAGACGAGCGCGAAGGCGAAGAGAAAGAAAAAATCTATCATTTTGTGGGCGGCATTAAGTCATATGTCGAACATTTAAATAAATCGAAAGATCCACTTCATGAAGAAGCTATTTTTGTTGAAGCTGAAAGAGATGGCATTACTGTTGAAGTTTCGATGCAATACAATGCAGGCTATGCTGCAAATATTTTCTCTTTTGCCAATAACATTAATACACATGAAGGTGGAACGCATGAATCTGGATTTAAAACGGCTTTAACACGCGTAGTCAATGATTATGGTCGTAAAAAGAGCATGCTAAAAGAACAAGATCTTAATTTGACCGGAGATGATGTGCGTGAAGGATTAACGGCCATTATTTCGATAAAACATCCAGATCCACAATTTGAAGGTCAAACAAAAACCAAATTGGGCAATACGGAAGTTAGTACGATCGTTAATAATTTGTTTTCAAACGGATTTGAACGATTCTTATTAGAGAATCCGGCCGTTTCGAAAAAAATTATTGAAAAAGGGATTATGGCTTCTCATGCACGAATGGCTGCTAAAAAAGCCCGTGAATTCACACGTCGTAAATCGGTGCTAGAAGTATCGAGTCTTCCAGGTAAGCTTGCCGATTGTTCATCGCGTGATCCGAAAATTAGTGAAATTTACATCGTTGAGGGTGACTCGGCTGGTGGATCAGCAAAATCAGGCCGTGATCGTCATTTCCAAGCGATTTTACCGTTGCGCGGAAAAATCTTGAACGTTGAAAAAGCTCGACTTGACCGCATTCTAACTAATGATGAAATTCGCAATATCATTACAGCATTAGGTACTGGAATCGGCGAAGAATTCAACCTTGAAAAAGCTCGTTATCATAAAATCGTTATTATGACAGATGCCGATGTCGATGGAGCGCACATTCGTACATTGTTATTAACATTCCTTTTCCGTTATATGCGTCCGTTGCTTGAAGCTGGTTATATTTATATTGCCCAGCCACCATTGTTCCAAATCAAACAAGGAAAACATATCGAATATGTTTACACAGATGACCAATTGAAAACAGCACTTGAAAGACTATCTCCAACACCAAAACCAAATATTCAGCGCTATAAAGGGTTAGGAGAAATGAATGCAACACAATTATGGGACACAACAATGGATCCAGATGTTCGTACATTGTTGCAAGTCACATTAAACGATGCGATGGTAGCAGACGAAACTTTCCATATTTTAATGGGTGACGATGTAGAACCACGCCGTAACTTTATCGAAGAAAATGCGAAATACGTGAAAAACTTAGACGTTTAA
- the recF gene encoding DNA replication/repair protein RecF (All proteins in this family for which functions are known are DNA-binding proteins that assist the filamentation of RecA onto DNA for the initiation of recombination or recombinational repair.): protein MRIDRLELVNYRNYESLELEFSPEINVFIGENAQGKTNIMESLYVLSMAKSHRTSNDKELIRWDADYGKIKADVFRKYGKLPLEITLSKKGKKAKVNHLEQRRLSDYIGQLNVVMFAPEDLHLVKGSPQVRRRFIDMEIGQISPVYLHDLVNYQKLLKQRNHILKQHYGKQTINDVMFDVYTDQFIEAAVKIIRKRYQFMELLQKWAEPIHHGISRGLEQLQIRYQPISGLKPEWTPEEMASFLEQKLIEVRKREIERGVTLVGPHRDELQFFVNGYDVQTYGSQGQQRTTALSLKLAEIELIKQEVGEAPVLLLDDVLSELDDYRQSHLLNTIKGSVQTFVTTTSVEGIQHETIQNARLFEVSHGTVTK, encoded by the coding sequence ATGCGGATTGACCGCCTTGAGCTTGTCAATTATCGAAACTACGAATCATTAGAACTGGAATTTTCTCCAGAGATTAATGTGTTCATAGGGGAAAATGCGCAAGGCAAAACCAATATCATGGAATCTCTTTATGTTTTGTCCATGGCAAAATCGCATCGCACTTCTAATGACAAGGAATTGATACGCTGGGATGCGGATTATGGTAAAATTAAAGCTGATGTTTTCCGCAAATACGGAAAATTGCCACTTGAAATCACCTTGTCAAAAAAAGGGAAGAAAGCGAAAGTCAATCATTTAGAACAACGCAGACTGAGTGATTATATTGGCCAATTAAATGTTGTCATGTTTGCTCCTGAGGATCTTCATCTTGTAAAAGGAAGTCCACAAGTGCGCAGACGTTTTATCGACATGGAAATTGGACAGATCTCTCCGGTTTATTTACATGATTTAGTAAATTATCAAAAACTCCTCAAACAAAGAAATCATATATTGAAGCAACATTATGGAAAACAAACCATTAATGACGTCATGTTCGATGTTTATACAGATCAATTTATCGAAGCGGCTGTCAAAATTATCCGCAAGCGGTATCAGTTTATGGAGCTTTTGCAAAAATGGGCTGAACCGATTCATCACGGCATATCTCGGGGGCTCGAACAACTTCAAATCCGCTATCAACCGATTAGCGGTTTAAAGCCTGAATGGACGCCTGAAGAAATGGCGTCTTTTTTAGAGCAGAAACTGATCGAAGTACGCAAACGAGAGATTGAACGTGGTGTGACACTTGTCGGTCCACATCGCGATGAACTGCAATTTTTTGTAAATGGTTATGATGTTCAAACTTACGGTTCACAAGGACAGCAGCGCACCACTGCTTTATCGTTAAAATTAGCTGAAATTGAGCTGATCAAACAAGAAGTTGGCGAGGCCCCTGTGCTGTTGCTTGATGATGTACTGTCTGAACTAGATGATTACCGACAATCCCATTTATTAAATACGATTAAAGGATCGGTCCAGACCTTTGTCACCACGACGAGTGTTGAAGGTATACAACATGAAACAATTCAAAACGCCCGTCTTTTCGAAGTTTCACATGGCACTGTTACAAAGTAA